One genomic window of Bactrocera dorsalis isolate Fly_Bdor chromosome 4, ASM2337382v1, whole genome shotgun sequence includes the following:
- the LOC105224318 gene encoding zinc finger protein hangover: MSDGSPVRARQNCCRLCLAPGSECISILNSYAADKEPLATKIQNCVSIKINPEDHLSLRICHACISYLNSWQSFKNRCLASQSKQRSWLDTNKRQQLLDNNVSISTIGADGTGQQQQHQADDSEQHNAPSLASSILDGISSLKKRKSLTVYPLPAVEIKDEPMDPDDEYNTKQHDESDDMVDPTLFLERTEEEGDESLMEHMPYQYEQPRPPIELAPLLDTKEASCRACNLKFSTRANARRHERNLHPNLFELSTSTPNNMPVTKPTPALAAALELQRATAAAVAAAEASNAASGMITPLKYRQQIVNAFNKCEIGGFDYEHPEKYQHHLTDEKIVFLQQNDEFLRQYQNMTCRCCNKTYSTYKNFMAHMRKKYLALPRNLCFNCLKLNDSKALFISHLKRRNCINLYKVLHALMAKDSNFAAAVTATAAAVPDKLRAKELLVNKMYECKLCPQKYRLKLEFRSHVYDEHADMQRKDTMQKQCCYCGLELDDPAERKRHYNNMDCIVSLRCVTCDAKFDNHQKFLDHVYEKHLAGFGEQMSTSSLNASAISTENSPAKKSTVGLGGASSTDESRSSHQAASTNQPKSQYFSRMPQACPICDQQYNNYNNVLRHMESKHPDQLPQTYKCVKCGIGYPRLSNLREHMVSAHSADKARHTGFEYIVNADAVKIAYGTQQNVYTGRYDYVMKDLMSITNGGSIADDDENSSENPAKKMRTDTGAAVTTSTGSGGSGGNMYSSLKECPICNAVFSNNIGLSNHMRSHSAAAQNNSLTPGAISASKSAPSGLTITPAPPAKSTTPPAMQHQTAVQKAIFKRSLEQAADRRFRRMRCRLCQRRFSSKKSYRFHMLNDHQIRNVQFIKCKLCDAEFAYEKGLKVHMFKIHNTLLKDEMIEKQFECDICSIVYRSEPQLQHHKKTVHGSAVGGADQADTTFDDSLAGGAGGADVSAAANPADRSGLSTPVSSVGAERSTLDNSTSGPLYWYQCKYCPSNFNTNKKLAIHINSHDEFDSNDYSCKDCGNVYSGRKSLWVHRYKKHPQFPEPSECVLCKKVFFDSQMLENHIPTCNRKPINASGAVAESAGPPPIYKHKTGDDDDDASHDASGVITTSALGGGELEITPIPASGMKIKLPEVACTICGQRFTDQELFAKHIQMHEMELYTDNPLAAMFDTGPADPNQFYLDRVNDNGEYACDLCNKTFTQMTALKVHRKWHFRGDSKQNQADGDLSANAAANHLSQIQINHQHPPGLQAVGLMPNPHHHSSKSQKRKRELKCEYCPSTFISNNNLRRHIYELHKEEIGNLPVPPKINTDPYLQCRRCQEKFDTKHEWITHKVNDARVTKPFGPFQWGCDLCGAYVSRKEKLINHIHNHLKEKEIVPVEDRTHDQNQNRAVKPKPATTAGVVAPMTIKLSDGEVKVKQERDSDEEKEDLHDGVLKGEDEESEEEDVGGEVDGEVEEDETTHHSVSAARRSGMDTDDEVDEDASEEDADADADEDEEYEVMPAAMNEQTDGEVVEADEDDADDAEDGAEDADEGEDVDIDNEEDSNDRTITAPNGRSYARVPPAATQVTIEPNRISTDTTEDSSPSYDEDDDDDNDNDSDEDSDAESGDSSSQASKTPAPAPKARFSCDLCRVFFDSQQELQKHVKMHFLNGPGSVSLTEIKPKTGNKSSRSSSSDVVAV; this comes from the exons CCTTTGCCCGCTGTCGAAATCAAAGATGAACCGATGGATCCCGATGATGAATACAACACCAAACAGCATGACGAGTCCGATGACATGGTTGACCCAACACTCTTCTTAGAACGCACCGAAGAGGAGGGCGACGAGTCGCTCATG GAACACATGCCCTATCAGTATGAGCAACCGCGACCGCCCATTGAGCTAGCCCCCCTGTTGGACACCAAAGAGGCGTCCTGTCGCGCCTGTAATCTGAAATTCTCCACACGCGCCAACGCACGCCGGCACGAACGCAATCTGCACCCCAATCTCTTTGAGCTGTCAACATCGACACCCAACAATATGCCGGTTACCAAACCCACACCCGCCTTGGCAGCCGCACTGGAGCTGCAACGCGCCACAGCAGCCGCCGTAGCCGCAGCGGAGGCGTCGAACGCCGCTTCCGGCATGATAACACCGCTCAAGTACCGACAGCAAATCGTGAACGCGTTCAATAAGTGTGAAATCGGCGGTTTCGACTATGAGCATCCGGAGAAGTATCAACACCATTTGACCGATGAGAAGATCGTTTTCCTACAGCAGAACGATGAATTTTTGCGCCAATATCAGAATATGACTTGTCGTTGTTGTAATAAAACCTATTCGACCTATAAGAATTTCATGGCACACATGCGCAAGAAATACCTAGCATTGCCTCGCAATCTCTGCTTCAATTGCCTGAAGCTGAACGACTCGAAGGCGCTGTTCATCTCGCATTTGAAGCGCCGCAACTGCATCAACTTGTACAAAGTATTGCATGCGCTCATGGCGAAGGACAGCAACTTCGCCGCTGCAGTCACGGCCACAGCGGCCGCAGTACCGGACAAGTTGCGCGCCAAGGAGTTGCTCGTCAATAAGATGTACGAGTGCAAGTTGTGTCCGCAGAAGTACCGGCTGAAGTTGGAGTTCCGTTCGCACGTGTACGACGAACACGCCGACATGCAACGCAAGGACACCATGCAAAAACAATGCTGTTATTGTGGCTTGGAATTGGACGATCCGGCCGAACGTAAACGTCACTACAACAACATGGATTGCATTGTGTCGCTGCGTTGCGTCACATGCGATGCCAAATTCGATAATCACCAGAAATTCCTCGATCACGTGTACGAGAAGCATTTGGCCGGCTTTGGCGAGCAAATGTCCACATCGTCGCTAAATGCTAGCGCCATAAGCACAGAGAATTCGCCGGCCAAGAAGTCAACCGTCGGTTTGGGTG GTGCTTCCTCCACCGATGAGTCACGCAGCAGTCACCAAGCTGCCTCCACAAATCAACCGAAATCACAATATTTCTCACGTATGCCACAAGCTTGCCCCATATGCGATCAACagtacaacaactacaacaatgtgTTGCGCCACATGGAATCGAAACATCCGGACCAATTGCCACAGACATACAAATGCGTCAAATGCGGCATTGGCTATCCGCGTCTCTCGAATTTGCGCGAGCACATGGTCAGCGCTCATTCGGCGGACAAGGCGCGTCATACGGGCTTTGAGTATATTGTGAATGCGGATGCGGTTAAAATCGCCTATGGCACACAACAGAATGTCTACACGGGACGCTATGATTATGTGATGAAGGATTTGATGTCGATAACGAATGGCGGTTCAATTG CTGACGACGATGAGAACTCCAGCGAGAATCCAGCAAAGAAAATGCGCACAGACACCGGTGCCGCTGTGACGACCAGCACTGGCTCCGGTGGCAGCGGCGGCAACATGTACAGCAGCCTGAAGGAGTGTCCCATCTGCAatgcggtcttcagcaacaaCATCGGACTCTCCAATCACATGCGTTCACATAGTGCGGCGGCACAGAACAATTCGCTGACACCGGGCGCGATAAGTGCCAGCAAATCGGCACCGAGCGGCCTAACTATTACACCAGCGCCACCGGCGAAATCCACAACGCCACCGGCTATGCAACACCAGACCGCCGTGCAGAAGGCGATATTCAAGCGTAGCTTGGAACAGGCAGCCGATCGACGTTTCCGACGCATGCGCTGCCGCCTCTGTCAGCGTCGTTTCTCATCGAAGAAATCGTATCGTTTCCACATGCTCAACGACCATCAAATACGCAATGTACAGTTTATCAAATGCAAACTGTGCGATGCGGAATTCGCTTACGAGAAGGGCCTGAAGGTGCATATGTTCAAGATACACAATACATTGCTGAAGGACGAGATGATCGAGAAGCAATTTGAATGTGATATTTGTTCGATCGTGTACCGCAGTGAGCCGCAGCTGCAGCACCACAAGAAGACTGTGCACGGCAGCGCTGTTGGCGGCGCCGATCAAGCCGATACAACTTTCGACGACAGCTTGGCCGGCGGTGCTGGTGGCGCTGATGTCAGTGCGGCCGCGAATCCGGCTGATCGCTCGGGCTTGTCGACGCCGGTGAGTAGTGTGGGTGCCGAACGCAGCACGTTGGACAACTCAACGAGCGGTCCGCTCTACTGGTACCAGTGCAAGTACTGTCCATCGAACTTCAATACGAACAAGAAGTTGGCTATACACATAAATTCGCATGACGAATTCGATTCGAATGACTATTCCTGCAAGGATTGCGGCAATGTCTATAGCGGACGCAAGAGTCTATGG GTGCATCGCTACAAGAAACATCCACAATTCCCCGAACCTTCGGAATGTGTGCTCTGCAAGAAGGTCTTCTTCGATAGTCAGATGCTGGAGAATCACATACCGACCTGTAATCGCAAACCGATCAACGCATCGGGCGCTGTAGCCGAAAGCGCTGGACCGCCACCAATATACAAGCATAAAACGGGCGACGACGATGATGATGCATCACACGATGCTAGCGGTGTAATAACGACAAGTGCTTTGGGTGGTGGCGAACTGGAGATTACACCGATACCGGCCAGTGGCATGAAGATTAAGCTACCCGAAGTGGCTTGTACCATATGTGGGCAGCGTTTCACCGATCAGGAATTGTTCgccaaacacatacaaatgcatgaAATGGAATTGTATACGGATAATCCGTTGGCGGCCATGTTTGATACTGGCCCAGCGGATCCGAATCAATTCTATTTGGATCGGGTGAATGATAATGGCGAATACGCCTGCGATTTGTGTAATAAAACATTTACACAAATGACTGCACTTAAAGTGCATCGTAAATGGCATTTCAGAGGTGATAGCAAACAG AACCAAGCCGACGGGGATCTTTCAGCCAATGCAGCAGCGAACCACTTATCACAGATCCAGATCAACCATCAACATCCACCGGGATTACAAGCGGTGGGCCTTATGCCCAATCCCCATCATCACTCTTCAAAATCCCAGAAACGCAAACGCGAACTTAAATGCGAATACTGCCCGTCCACcttcatcagcaacaacaacctgcGCCGTCACATCTACGAATTGCATAAAGAAGAAATCGGCAATTTGCCGGTGCCGCCGAAAATCAACACCGACCCGTATTTGCAATGTCGTCGCTGCCAAGAGAAATTCGATACGAAGCACGAATGGATCACACACAAAGTGAACGATGCGCGCGTCACTAAACCATTCGGACCCTTCCAGTGGGGCTGTGACCTGTGCGGTGCCTATGTTTCGCGCAAAGAGAAGCTGATCAATCACATACACAATCACCTGAAGGAGAAGGAGATTGTGCCGGTGGAGGATCGGACGCATGATCAGAATCAGAATCGAGCGGTGAAGCCAAAACCGGCGACGACCGCGGGTGTGGTGGCGCCGATGACTATTAAATTGAGTGATGGTGAGGTGAAGGTGAAACAAGAACGCGACAGCGATGAGGAGAAGGAAGACTTGCATGACGGTGTGCTGAAGGGAGAGGATGAGGAGTCCGAAGAGGAGGATGTCGGCGGTGAGGTGGATGGTGAAGTGGAGGAAGATGAAACGACACACCATAGTGTTAGTGCGGCGCGTCGTTCCGGTATGGACACAGATGATGAAGTCGATGAGGATGCTTCCGAAGAGGATGCAGACGCGGACGCGGACGAGGATGAAGAATATGAAGTTATGCCAGCGGCTATGAATGAGCAGACCGACGGTGAGGTGGTGGAAGCGGATGAGGATGACGCCGATGATGCCGAAGACGGTGCGGAAGATGCAGACGAAGGCGAAGACGTGGATATCGATAATGAAGAAGACTCCAACGATCGCACGATTACCGCACCAAATGGTCGCAGTTATGCGCGCGTGCCACCGGCCGCAACACAAGTCACCATCGAACCGAATCGCATATCGACAGATACAACCGAAGACTCATCGCCGTCGTACGATGAGGATGACGATGATGATAACGACAATGATTCGGATGAGGATAGTGATGCGGAGAGCGGCGATAGCTCATCGCAGGCATCGAAGACACCGGCACCGGCGCCGAAAGCACGCTTTTCGTGCGATCTCTGTCGCGTCTTCTTCGATTCGCAACAGGAGCTGCAGAAGCATGTGAAAATGCATTTCCTTAACGGACCCGGCTCGGTGTCGCTAACCGAAATCAAGCCAAAGACGGGCAACAAGTCgagccgcagcagcagcagcgatgTGGTGGCGGTGTAG